A segment of the Fibrobacter succinogenes subsp. succinogenes S85 genome:
AGTTCCCTATCGCGTGCACCATCTAACTCCAGCTTATCGAAAAGCGGTATGGAAATCTGAGAGCCAAATTCGAACGACACAAAGCTAGACCGCGGCTTGACAGCAAAAAGTATCGGGAACGCAATCCGCCCCTGCGACAGGCCTCCTTCAGTAACACGCTTGTCTTCCCCATTGCCGTCTTCAACATATAAAGGTTCCGACAAAAACAACGGAGCATATTCAAACAGCACGCCAAGCCTTACCACTAAATAATATTTCAGCAAAGGCCATTGAACAGACGCTCCCGCCTGGAAAAAAGCACCCTCAAAAAAGACAACCCGTTCAACCTTTTTGTAACGGCTCAACTGCTTTTCGTTATTTATAACTTTAAAGCCCACATTCAACGTCATCCCGACCAAGAAATCGAAAGGGACTGAGTTTTTCTGAATCCGTTCCGCATTCCTGACGCTATCGCGGTGCGCCTTCGCCTGCATCCACCGGTCATAATCACTAACGCTTTCGTCTTGAGCAAAAGCAGACATAGCAATAAGCAATACAAATAGAAAAAAGCGACTCATTTATCTCAAATATACTCTCATAAACCTTAGATACAAAAATATCCCGACAAAACGATCGTTTGACGGGATAAAGCACAGGATGATTGCTAAAAGCTATCCGAATATCTTATCGTAAACACTCGGGGCGAACTTTTGCATGTAACCAAGCACGAAAATCACGGAAATGATAATCGGCAAGCCCCACTTAAAGTAGAGGTGCAAAATCTTCAACTTCGGGAACTTCATGCCAACGCCCAAGTTCGCTTCAGAGATAAACTTGAACTGTCCCCAGCCATAGCGGGAATTGCAGAACAGCACAAAAATAAGCGAACCCAGCGGCAAGAGCGTATTCGAAACGAGGAAGTCTTCCAAGTCCAAAACGCAGCTACCAGGTCCAAACGGTTCAAAGCCCGAAAGCACATTAAAGCCAAGCGCACACGGGAGCGACAGAATCACAATCGCGACAAAGTTCCACTTCACCGCCTTCTTGCGTTCCACATTGCGCACGTCCATCCAGTAAGCGACAATGTTTTCAAACACAGCCACAAGCGTAGAGAGAGCCGCAAACGACATAAAGAGGAAGAAAGCTGCGCCGCAAACACGGCCCGCCGGCATCTGCGCAAACACGTTCGGAAGCGTTGCAAAAATAAGGCCCGGACCTGCATCCGGCTTGAGCCCAAACGCAAAGCAAGACGGAATAATGATAAGGCCCGCAATCAAAGCGACACCCGTATCGAGCACGCAAATATGGGCCGCTTCGGTCAAAAGCGAATGTTCCTTCTTGATATAGCTACCGAAAATGCTCATGGAACCAATGCCAAGGCTAAGCGTAAAGAACGACTGGCCAAGAGCAGCAAACACAACTTCACCAATTCCTGCTTCCTTGAGCTTTGCAAAATCCGGCAGCAAGTAGAACTTAAGACCTTCGCCAGCACCCGGGAGCGTGAGCACGCGGACCATCAGGATGACCATAATGACAAGGAGCGCAGACATCATCGTCTTCGTGATGCGTTCCACACCGCGCTGGAGCCCAAGCGCCACAATCGAAAGACCCGCAAAAGTCGCGACCACCATCCAGAACGAGAGCAAGGGACCATTACCGAGCATATTCGTGAATTCAGCCCCGACTTCGGCAGGAGACAAATTCATGAGGTCGCCCATCGTCACCATGCGGTAGAAGTAATAGAGCATCCACCCCGTCACCGTCGTATAAAACATCATCTGGATGTAGTTGCCCGCA
Coding sequences within it:
- a CDS encoding sodium-dependent transporter, translating into MTERENFKSRLGFILIAAGCAIGLGNVWRFPFITGQYGGAAFVLIYLFFLLIFGFPILVMEFAVGRSSKRGVGRSFAILEKPGHKWHYAGVPMIAGNYIQMMFYTTVTGWMLYYFYRMVTMGDLMNLSPAEVGAEFTNMLGNGPLLSFWMVVATFAGLSIVALGLQRGVERITKTMMSALLVIMVILMVRVLTLPGAGEGLKFYLLPDFAKLKEAGIGEVVFAALGQSFFTLSLGIGSMSIFGSYIKKEHSLLTEAAHICVLDTGVALIAGLIIIPSCFAFGLKPDAGPGLIFATLPNVFAQMPAGRVCGAAFFLFMSFAALSTLVAVFENIVAYWMDVRNVERKKAVKWNFVAIVILSLPCALGFNVLSGFEPFGPGSCVLDLEDFLVSNTLLPLGSLIFVLFCNSRYGWGQFKFISEANLGVGMKFPKLKILHLYFKWGLPIIISVIFVLGYMQKFAPSVYDKIFG